The Maridesulfovibrio zosterae DSM 11974 genome contains a region encoding:
- the xrtD gene encoding VPLPA-CTERM-specific exosortase XrtD, with protein MTAIFSFVSILAAWSVLYWDSFPPLLNRWYSDDYSYCWIVVPLAVYVAWQRRDMLPKVSIPAVKSGYFTVFLAGFLFFLGKASAVDALVFASMWLSVLAVVLFVFGWRSMKAFLFPLIVLAFAIPPPPFINRMLTFKLRLISSDLSVRIMQFIDIPVFREGNIIDLGMIQLHVVDACSGLRYLFPTVLLGVLIGYWFNRRSWQRIVVILATVPTAIATNALRIAIVGFIARSISVETAENFFHDASGIIIYLLSIVLLVALSCFLNLFSSKNEIESVQSVSSYGQPSTTAPLHLIVMSLFLGLFFLGYQGSLSGRVIPERQSFDNFPMSFSQYEGKREYFDDNIVKSLGADDYISGVFKDKKSGRDILLLTSYYNYQEPQRAAHNPVSCLLGGGGWDLSSTADLNPDSKAGRPFKVRRLILQKPGHRLLALYWFQQRGRIITNEYLNKAYLALDSIQKKRTDGALVRLELLLADGETIEHGQKILDRFISNFSSILAPYIPE; from the coding sequence GTGACAGCTATCTTTTCTTTTGTATCCATATTAGCTGCGTGGAGTGTTCTATACTGGGATTCGTTTCCACCTCTATTGAATAGATGGTACTCTGATGACTATTCTTATTGTTGGATTGTTGTTCCTCTTGCTGTTTATGTAGCATGGCAAAGAAGGGATATGCTGCCCAAGGTTAGTATTCCTGCAGTAAAATCTGGTTATTTTACGGTTTTTTTAGCTGGCTTTTTATTTTTTCTTGGTAAGGCCTCAGCTGTAGACGCTTTGGTTTTCGCATCCATGTGGCTTTCAGTACTTGCTGTTGTGCTGTTTGTTTTTGGATGGCGATCGATGAAAGCTTTTTTATTTCCACTAATTGTTCTTGCTTTTGCAATTCCACCACCGCCTTTTATTAACAGGATGCTTACTTTTAAGTTGCGTTTGATCTCTTCTGATTTATCAGTACGTATTATGCAATTTATAGATATTCCTGTTTTCAGAGAAGGTAATATTATTGATCTTGGAATGATTCAGCTTCATGTTGTCGATGCATGCAGCGGGCTGAGATATCTGTTTCCTACAGTCTTGCTTGGTGTTCTGATCGGCTATTGGTTTAATCGAAGATCATGGCAGCGAATAGTTGTAATTCTTGCGACTGTGCCAACAGCTATCGCCACAAATGCTTTACGGATTGCAATTGTAGGTTTTATTGCTCGAAGTATTTCGGTTGAGACAGCAGAGAATTTTTTTCATGATGCGTCAGGAATAATTATTTATCTGCTTTCGATTGTTTTGCTTGTCGCGTTGAGTTGTTTTCTGAATCTTTTCAGTAGTAAAAATGAAATTGAATCTGTGCAGTCTGTATCATCATATGGGCAGCCTTCAACAACAGCTCCGTTGCATTTAATTGTTATGTCATTGTTTTTGGGGTTGTTTTTTTTGGGGTATCAAGGCTCTCTCTCTGGAAGAGTCATTCCAGAGAGACAAAGTTTTGACAATTTTCCTATGAGTTTTTCCCAATATGAAGGGAAGCGCGAGTATTTTGATGATAATATTGTGAAGTCCCTGGGGGCTGATGACTATATTTCAGGTGTATTTAAGGATAAAAAATCGGGAAGAGATATTCTGCTTCTGACTTCATACTATAACTATCAAGAGCCGCAAAGAGCTGCACATAATCCGGTCAGTTGTCTTCTGGGGGGAGGAGGATGGGATTTATCCTCTACGGCTGATTTGAATCCTGATTCGAAGGCTGGACGTCCTTTTAAGGTTAGACGGCTTATTTTGCAAAAGCCTGGACATCGCCTTCTTGCTCTTTATTGGTTTCAGCAGAGAGGAAGAATCATCACTAACGAATATTTAAATAAAGCTTATCTTGCTTTAGACTCTATACAGAAGAAGCGGACCGACGGAGCTCTTGTACGTTTAGAGTTATTATTGGCTGACGGTGAAACAATTGAACATGGGCAAAAGATTCTTGATCGTTTTATAAGTAATTTTTCATCAATTCTAGCCCCATATATCCCTGAGTAA
- a CDS encoding GGDEF domain-containing protein, which produces MLQLLKNKAAPLSKMSCGNIKCFEGPGIGSLIQNAGRLNILYFAIQDFPTLSAMYGPEWAEHLENEIKKYILIEGHTNFHHDDFHIFSFNPGEFLLLDPSQILNDSHLQEIAYQFKVNIENNVKSDQIGRTGNSITINTGHSFFYAAQSNDQLWSGFLSSMGEARLEAQKNIDISKLELSNEFCDILIQGDIRCHYQPIVDLGDKTIHGWEALARGPLNSPFRSPLTLFDMAEKLGKLFPLEKSCREAAISSFGEHRPQHKLFLNIHPRTIVDPNFTSGETKRLLEMYDLKPGNIVFEITERHSVKDFKTFRKTLDHYRNQGYLVAIDDAGTGYSGLSSIAEIKPDYIKMDKSFIDDIETNQVNRAIIDTFTTFSEKIGGKLIVEGIETQSQALTVIDMGVHLGQGFFLAKPAKEKPQLTDSAMNLRKSAEISLNSSTYGIPVKNLVNKVEYVESNTAVPLVQQLFAQNNSISSVVVVHNMIPCGLIMEYNLNKHLSGKYGVALYSNKPIKSIMDDGPLIVDLETTVENVSQLAMARSRKKAYDDVIVTWKNQLMGTVSVQRLLDTLASVQVEMAKGTNPLSGLPGNLDIEKEIDRRMKAHEKYSIIYADLDNFKVYNDTYGFKNGDKIILQISKIISWATRKHGSTGDFIGHIGGDDFVMVTTPTKAERICKGITRCFKRLAKYNYNKKDSCEGWMEGKGRDGSISKFPLVSVSLAILDCEPEQTLMEIGEHAASLKKWAKSIEGNCWVRERRKR; this is translated from the coding sequence ATGCTACAACTCCTTAAAAACAAAGCAGCCCCTCTTTCAAAGATGTCCTGTGGCAATATAAAATGTTTTGAAGGACCGGGAATAGGAAGTCTTATTCAAAATGCAGGCAGGCTCAATATTCTGTATTTTGCCATACAGGATTTCCCTACATTATCAGCGATGTATGGCCCTGAATGGGCTGAACATCTGGAAAATGAAATTAAGAAATATATCCTAATTGAAGGTCATACCAATTTTCATCATGATGATTTCCACATCTTTTCTTTCAATCCGGGAGAATTTCTACTTTTAGATCCCAGCCAAATATTAAATGACTCCCACCTGCAGGAAATTGCGTATCAATTTAAAGTAAACATTGAAAACAACGTAAAGAGCGACCAAATTGGACGCACAGGAAACAGCATTACAATTAATACAGGGCACTCTTTCTTCTATGCTGCCCAATCAAATGATCAGCTTTGGTCTGGTTTTTTGTCCTCAATGGGAGAAGCAAGGCTGGAAGCACAAAAGAATATAGATATCTCTAAACTTGAACTCAGTAATGAATTTTGTGATATCCTTATACAGGGTGACATTCGCTGCCATTACCAGCCAATAGTTGATCTCGGAGATAAAACCATTCATGGCTGGGAAGCTCTTGCCAGAGGTCCTCTTAATTCTCCTTTTCGCTCTCCTCTAACGTTATTTGATATGGCCGAAAAGCTAGGTAAACTTTTTCCTCTTGAAAAATCATGTAGAGAAGCTGCCATCAGCTCTTTTGGCGAGCACCGACCACAACATAAACTTTTTCTGAACATTCACCCAAGAACAATTGTTGATCCTAACTTTACAAGTGGTGAGACAAAAAGACTGCTTGAGATGTATGATCTCAAACCAGGAAATATCGTATTTGAAATAACTGAAAGACACAGTGTGAAAGATTTTAAAACCTTTCGCAAAACTTTGGATCACTATAGAAACCAAGGCTACCTAGTTGCCATCGATGATGCAGGAACAGGATATTCTGGCCTCAGCTCTATTGCTGAAATAAAACCTGACTACATCAAGATGGATAAATCCTTTATAGATGACATTGAAACCAATCAGGTTAATAGGGCAATAATTGATACTTTCACTACTTTTTCTGAAAAAATAGGCGGAAAACTTATAGTAGAAGGTATCGAGACTCAATCGCAGGCATTAACTGTAATTGATATGGGTGTTCATCTCGGACAAGGCTTTTTTCTGGCAAAACCGGCAAAAGAAAAACCGCAACTAACTGACTCAGCAATGAACTTACGTAAATCAGCTGAAATATCTTTAAATAGCTCTACCTACGGAATTCCTGTAAAAAATCTGGTAAATAAGGTTGAATATGTTGAATCAAACACAGCTGTCCCGCTAGTGCAGCAGCTTTTTGCACAAAACAATTCAATAAGCAGTGTTGTAGTTGTCCACAACATGATTCCATGCGGGCTTATCATGGAATACAACCTGAATAAGCACCTTTCCGGAAAATATGGAGTAGCCCTATACTCTAACAAACCAATCAAATCGATAATGGACGACGGTCCGCTTATTGTTGACCTTGAAACCACTGTTGAAAACGTATCGCAGCTTGCCATGGCCCGTTCCCGCAAAAAGGCTTATGATGATGTTATCGTCACATGGAAAAATCAACTAATGGGAACAGTTTCAGTGCAAAGGCTTCTTGATACCCTCGCCAGCGTACAGGTTGAAATGGCGAAAGGCACCAACCCGCTTAGCGGGCTACCGGGGAATCTGGATATTGAAAAAGAAATTGACCGCCGCATGAAAGCCCATGAAAAATACAGCATTATTTATGCAGATCTTGATAATTTCAAAGTGTATAATGACACCTACGGCTTTAAAAACGGTGATAAAATAATCTTACAAATCAGTAAAATTATATCCTGGGCTACACGGAAACACGGTTCCACCGGTGATTTCATAGGACATATAGGCGGAGATGACTTTGTAATGGTCACGACACCGACCAAAGCAGAACGTATTTGCAAGGGGATAACCCGTTGTTTTAAGAGACTGGCAAAATATAATTATAATAAAAAAGACTCATGCGAAGGATGGATGGAAGGCAAAGGACGTGACGGTTCTATATCCAAATTCCCATTAGTTTCAGTTTCTTTGGCTATCCTTGACTGCGAACCGGAACAAACTCTTATGGAAATAGGGGAACATGCTGCTTCGCTAAAGAAATGGGCAAAATCCATAGAAGGCAATTGCTGGGTGCGGGAAAGGCGAAAACGCTAA
- the recD2 gene encoding SF1B family DNA helicase RecD2, with protein MSDTLTGEVRTVVYHNEENGYIVARVSSKDEPAQITVVGVLGTLTPGESAEFHGRWKQHTKFGRQFEADFYERIRPATEAGVIRFLKSSSIKGIGEAIAADMVKTFGIDVLDILDDEPEKLLKIKGISKKKLEKIKESWQSQREIKNLILFLHSHDVSPTYAAKIFNLYGAQSVSRISENPYELAYEIRGIGFKTADTMALKLGFAHDSMQRIEAAIIYSLFSVSDRGGHMFSPKEKLIEDVSKMLGGVDLSLISDGIFSLEERKRVRVENLVEQDIDEAVFLMHFYRFESEICKRLHGLVSHPSPVSREKVEKALPEVETELGFELSDEQREAVFEACVNKFFIITGGPGTGKTTITRAVVMTLRELGLKVKLAAPTGRAAKRLSEATGRQASTIHRMLQYTPDSGGFYFNEDQKLKADVLVVDEASMLDAQLCLAVLRAVPLTCRVIFVGDVNQLPSVGPGNVLSDLLQSGQVPSAVLSHIFRQAQESYIVVNAHRINDGEFPLGHPADAPEADFFWIPQESPQKVQEMIAQTVCERIPERYGLDPMKDVQVLTPMHKGDVGTQKINALLQERLNPSTGKAIKRGFVEYRVGDRVLQLRNNYEKEVFNGDLGRVMYIDTEENELTAEFDGNMVHYELADLDELTLAYAVSVHKSQGSEYPAVVMPIVSQHYLLLQRNLLYTGLTRARKLAVLIGSKRAFHIGLNNITAGKRFTNLRHRIKQIFEENLL; from the coding sequence ATGTCGGATACATTGACAGGCGAAGTTCGCACGGTTGTCTATCATAATGAAGAGAACGGGTATATTGTAGCCCGTGTATCGTCTAAAGATGAACCTGCACAGATTACTGTGGTCGGAGTCCTTGGAACTCTAACTCCCGGTGAATCTGCTGAGTTTCATGGACGCTGGAAACAGCATACAAAATTCGGCCGTCAATTTGAGGCTGATTTTTATGAACGTATTCGTCCGGCTACCGAAGCAGGTGTAATCAGATTTTTGAAATCTTCTTCAATCAAAGGCATAGGCGAGGCCATTGCTGCTGATATGGTTAAAACTTTCGGTATAGATGTTCTGGATATTCTTGATGATGAGCCTGAGAAGCTGCTCAAGATAAAAGGTATCTCCAAAAAGAAACTTGAGAAAATTAAAGAGTCCTGGCAATCGCAGCGGGAGATCAAAAATCTTATCTTGTTCCTGCACAGCCATGATGTCTCTCCCACGTATGCAGCCAAAATTTTTAATTTGTATGGAGCTCAGTCTGTAAGCCGAATTAGCGAGAATCCTTATGAGCTTGCTTATGAAATTCGCGGTATCGGCTTTAAAACTGCTGATACCATGGCTCTCAAACTTGGATTTGCTCATGATTCAATGCAACGAATTGAAGCCGCAATTATATATTCTTTATTTTCAGTAAGTGATAGGGGCGGGCATATGTTCAGTCCTAAGGAAAAACTTATTGAAGATGTCTCTAAGATGCTTGGCGGGGTTGATCTATCATTGATCAGTGATGGTATTTTCTCCTTGGAGGAACGTAAGCGGGTCAGAGTTGAGAATCTGGTTGAGCAGGATATCGATGAGGCTGTTTTTCTAATGCATTTTTACAGATTTGAGAGCGAAATTTGTAAAAGATTGCATGGATTGGTCAGTCATCCATCACCTGTAAGTCGGGAGAAAGTTGAAAAGGCTTTACCAGAGGTTGAAACTGAACTTGGATTTGAACTTTCTGATGAGCAGCGGGAAGCTGTTTTTGAGGCCTGCGTAAATAAATTTTTTATTATCACAGGGGGACCTGGAACTGGTAAGACTACAATTACCCGTGCCGTAGTCATGACTCTGCGTGAACTTGGACTCAAGGTTAAGCTGGCTGCGCCAACAGGGCGTGCGGCAAAAAGGTTATCGGAGGCTACAGGACGTCAGGCCTCAACCATACATAGAATGCTGCAATATACGCCGGACAGTGGCGGTTTCTATTTTAATGAGGATCAGAAGCTTAAAGCTGATGTGCTGGTTGTGGACGAGGCTTCCATGCTTGATGCGCAGCTGTGTCTCGCAGTCTTGCGGGCCGTTCCGCTTACCTGTCGCGTTATTTTTGTAGGTGATGTAAATCAGCTTCCTTCTGTCGGTCCTGGAAATGTGCTTTCTGACCTGCTTCAAAGTGGACAGGTTCCAAGTGCTGTGTTGAGTCATATTTTCAGACAGGCACAAGAAAGCTATATTGTTGTGAATGCTCACCGGATTAATGACGGGGAATTTCCTCTAGGTCATCCAGCCGATGCTCCTGAGGCCGATTTTTTCTGGATTCCACAGGAGTCTCCACAGAAAGTGCAGGAGATGATTGCTCAGACAGTCTGTGAAAGAATACCGGAGCGATACGGTCTTGATCCCATGAAAGATGTACAGGTCTTGACTCCCATGCATAAGGGTGATGTTGGAACTCAGAAAATTAACGCCTTGCTGCAGGAGAGGCTGAATCCTTCAACGGGAAAAGCCATTAAGCGTGGTTTTGTTGAGTACAGGGTTGGGGATCGTGTATTACAGCTGCGTAATAATTATGAAAAAGAAGTTTTTAACGGTGATCTTGGACGGGTCATGTACATTGATACTGAAGAAAATGAACTCACTGCTGAGTTCGACGGTAATATGGTACATTATGAATTGGCTGATTTGGATGAATTAACTTTGGCATATGCCGTAAGCGTTCATAAATCACAGGGCAGCGAATATCCTGCTGTGGTTATGCCTATTGTTTCCCAGCATTACCTGCTTTTACAACGTAACCTGCTCTATACAGGATTGACCCGTGCGAGAAAATTGGCTGTTTTAATAGGCAGTAAACGTGCTTTTCATATTGGACTGAACAATATAACGGCTGGAAAACGTTTCACAAATTTGCGCCACCGTATCAAACAGATTTTTGAAGAGAATCTTTTATAG
- a CDS encoding glycosyltransferase family 4 protein → MGKDKLKLLIVSPDLKLMGGVAETVKLLLRELEGKVCIKSVFYGRRAFQRGLQCFLMPFIDLLLFTKLLIQKRFDVIHVNPSLNFRSIIKEILLFILFLSFGYGGRILVFFHGWEDVFFEKISSSSFFSKICSSLLNRSGVVLVLAGSFKEALVQIGVAEDKIKIVTTMVDMSDIPVCKDRGDFCTTLLYLSRIIVEKGVYEIVEAFHLISMEYPDLKLIMAGDGPEKNRLMEIVNEKGLNNVFFPGYIQNDEKFEALKKSCIFLLPTRYGEGCPVALLEAMASGMVSIVADAGGITDVIIPDENALLLDKISVQSIVDAVRSVLNDNEKRDKISNNASIFAAEHFSSAKVSANIYDCYQQLLKR, encoded by the coding sequence GTGGGAAAGGATAAATTAAAATTACTTATAGTTTCACCTGATTTGAAACTTATGGGCGGAGTTGCTGAGACCGTTAAGCTGCTTTTACGTGAGCTGGAAGGTAAGGTATGTATCAAATCTGTTTTTTATGGGCGTCGGGCATTTCAGCGAGGTTTGCAGTGTTTTCTAATGCCTTTTATTGATTTGCTGCTTTTTACAAAGCTGCTCATCCAAAAAAGATTTGATGTTATTCATGTTAATCCTTCCCTTAATTTTAGATCTATCATTAAAGAAATATTACTTTTTATTCTTTTTTTGAGTTTTGGATATGGTGGTCGAATTTTAGTTTTTTTTCATGGTTGGGAAGATGTATTTTTTGAAAAAATTTCATCCAGCAGCTTCTTTTCTAAAATATGCAGCAGTCTTTTAAATAGATCCGGTGTAGTTCTTGTTCTCGCAGGAAGTTTCAAAGAAGCATTAGTCCAAATAGGAGTGGCGGAAGATAAAATAAAAATTGTTACTACAATGGTGGATATGAGCGATATCCCCGTCTGTAAAGATCGTGGTGACTTCTGCACAACTCTGCTGTATCTTTCCCGTATTATTGTTGAAAAGGGTGTTTATGAAATAGTTGAGGCTTTTCATTTGATTAGTATGGAGTATCCTGACCTGAAGCTGATCATGGCAGGAGATGGCCCTGAAAAAAATCGTCTGATGGAAATAGTGAATGAGAAAGGTTTAAATAATGTTTTTTTTCCCGGCTATATTCAGAATGATGAAAAATTTGAGGCGTTAAAAAAATCATGTATTTTTCTTTTACCAACTCGCTATGGGGAGGGATGTCCTGTTGCTCTGCTTGAGGCTATGGCTTCTGGAATGGTTTCAATTGTAGCAGACGCAGGAGGGATAACTGACGTAATTATCCCAGATGAAAATGCATTATTGCTGGATAAGATTAGCGTTCAGTCTATTGTAGATGCAGTAAGATCTGTTTTGAATGATAATGAGAAGAGAGATAAGATTTCAAATAATGCAAGCATTTTTGCTGCGGAACATTTTAGCTCTGCAAAGGTTTCAGCCAATATATATGATTGTTATCAGCAACTTTTGAAAAGATAA
- a CDS encoding tetratricopeptide repeat protein, translated as MRKNILLVFIILLIACLSTGCEKRREEFYSKAQEYYKQKKYTEARLELKNALSIDPECAECRLLFGKLAFEEGNFQTAFVNFRYANEFDPKLTEAKVELAKLYLLAKEFDSAGDMARKALNEEETNIDARLVLASVLAEKKQYAESERMLGIAKNEDPANPDVYLSLSSVLVRQKKMDDAEKALIEGAARIPDNTSLLMKIAALYRQSGEPAKAKSYIEKLLEVGGGDPRFEIFSAEYYSNIGDTKKADELMAAVVKRFPEKEEYRVLYARFLSAEKKFEAAENVLLEGLKVNTASLQIRSALSGLYISQGRLEDASKVLINGIALDEESADNVMYRKQLATLYLDMNQAGDAMEQLNEVIERNPKDSEAHYLRGQIYLLEGKGQKAVAEFRQVVRDNPNSAPAYVLLAKGHLSNDETGIAIENLKKAISIDPGYAPAREALINTYLDRKDWHQAILELQRLKEKRPDDINILAAIGDVYAIKGDVNLAVRAFTDVAKDFPDSPIGLIKLAELERSEGKNASAEKYYTQVLKIAPESLVAIQGKVSVLLEQNKYTAAVNFCKNLLEQFPDNARIYELMGRIQARRGNFDEAEENYSRAISLAPEWMLPYMRIGDLYVSNKKTKNGIVKFSAEVKKDPENPGPQFILGLLYEQAGDFKKARKVYSNILEQKPGFQLAANNLAYLLATKFSDNGGDMKEALKLARVAASSQSPEALDTLGYILFLNGDYEQALHVLNSALQIVPEFSAAQYHKALVYFREDKKKEAKSILTKLINSQDDFPEKKDAVNLLERI; from the coding sequence ATGCGTAAAAATATTCTACTGGTTTTTATAATCTTGCTTATCGCCTGTCTTTCAACAGGCTGTGAAAAAAGACGCGAAGAATTTTATTCCAAGGCTCAGGAGTATTACAAACAAAAGAAATATACTGAGGCTAGGCTTGAACTTAAAAATGCTCTTTCAATTGATCCTGAGTGCGCTGAGTGCCGTTTGCTTTTTGGGAAACTTGCGTTTGAAGAGGGCAATTTTCAAACAGCTTTTGTTAACTTCAGATATGCAAATGAGTTTGATCCGAAGCTGACTGAAGCAAAGGTTGAACTTGCTAAGCTTTATCTGCTTGCTAAAGAGTTTGATAGTGCCGGTGATATGGCTCGTAAGGCGTTAAATGAAGAGGAAACTAATATTGACGCCCGGTTGGTTTTAGCTTCGGTTCTGGCAGAAAAAAAACAGTATGCTGAGTCAGAAAGAATGCTTGGCATAGCAAAGAATGAGGATCCCGCTAATCCTGATGTGTACCTGTCTCTCAGCAGTGTTTTGGTACGACAGAAAAAAATGGATGATGCTGAGAAGGCTCTTATAGAAGGAGCTGCACGTATTCCAGATAATACTTCTTTATTAATGAAAATCGCCGCATTATATCGTCAGTCCGGTGAACCCGCAAAAGCTAAGTCGTATATTGAAAAGCTTCTTGAAGTGGGGGGGGGAGATCCGCGGTTTGAAATTTTTTCAGCGGAATATTACTCCAATATTGGCGACACTAAAAAAGCCGATGAATTGATGGCGGCAGTTGTAAAAAGATTTCCTGAGAAAGAAGAATATAGAGTTCTATACGCACGTTTTCTCAGTGCAGAGAAAAAATTTGAGGCTGCTGAAAATGTACTGCTTGAAGGGTTGAAGGTTAATACCGCTTCTCTTCAGATTCGTTCAGCTCTTTCTGGACTGTATATTAGTCAAGGACGTCTTGAAGATGCATCAAAAGTTTTGATTAATGGTATAGCCCTAGATGAAGAAAGTGCTGACAATGTTATGTACCGTAAGCAGCTGGCGACCTTATATCTTGATATGAATCAAGCTGGTGATGCTATGGAACAGCTTAACGAAGTTATTGAACGTAACCCAAAGGATTCAGAGGCTCATTACCTGCGTGGTCAAATTTATTTGCTGGAAGGTAAAGGGCAGAAAGCTGTTGCAGAGTTCAGACAGGTGGTCAGGGATAATCCCAATAGTGCTCCTGCGTATGTATTACTCGCGAAGGGGCATCTTTCAAATGACGAAACAGGTATTGCCATCGAGAATTTGAAGAAGGCTATATCTATTGATCCCGGATATGCACCTGCGCGTGAAGCTTTGATTAATACTTATCTTGACCGCAAGGATTGGCATCAGGCTATTCTGGAGTTGCAAAGACTTAAGGAAAAGCGTCCTGATGATATAAATATTCTTGCTGCGATCGGTGACGTTTACGCCATTAAGGGTGATGTAAATCTGGCTGTTCGTGCTTTTACTGACGTGGCTAAAGATTTTCCTGATTCTCCTATCGGCTTGATAAAACTTGCTGAGCTTGAACGTTCTGAAGGTAAAAATGCTTCTGCTGAGAAATATTATACTCAAGTGTTGAAAATAGCACCCGAATCCCTTGTTGCTATTCAAGGTAAAGTGTCTGTTTTACTTGAACAGAATAAATATACAGCAGCCGTGAACTTTTGTAAAAATCTGCTTGAACAATTTCCAGATAACGCCAGAATTTATGAACTTATGGGCCGTATTCAGGCAAGACGAGGTAATTTTGATGAAGCTGAAGAAAATTATAGCAGAGCGATCAGTCTAGCTCCTGAGTGGATGTTGCCGTATATGCGGATAGGTGATTTATATGTTTCTAATAAAAAAACAAAAAATGGAATAGTTAAGTTTTCAGCAGAAGTTAAAAAAGATCCCGAAAATCCAGGGCCTCAGTTCATTCTTGGCTTACTTTATGAACAGGCTGGTGATTTTAAAAAGGCAAGAAAAGTATATTCAAATATTCTTGAGCAAAAACCCGGGTTTCAACTTGCAGCAAACAACCTTGCATATCTTCTTGCTACCAAGTTTTCTGACAATGGTGGAGATATGAAAGAAGCATTGAAACTTGCAAGAGTTGCAGCCAGTAGTCAAAGTCCAGAGGCTCTTGATACATTAGGTTATATTCTTTTTCTGAATGGTGATTACGAACAGGCCCTTCACGTATTGAACTCTGCTTTGCAGATTGTTCCTGAATTCTCTGCAGCACAGTATCACAAAGCTCTTGTTTATTTTCGTGAGGATAAAAAGAAGGAAGCCAAGAGTATCTTAACTAAGCTGATTAATTCACAGGATGATTTCCCTGAGAAAAAGGATGCTGTGAATTTACTTGAAAGAATATAA
- a CDS encoding O-antigen ligase family protein: protein MTALLSLFFFFRPIMFIDIGWLVFGLNINEVFAIFATGILIIAFILRVISAKRLNISSVDFFLFAFVTWVFFIYVLYIDRSLFKDAAKFVLPFITYFVLKNVIVDTRQYSRLIKIMLIGFAVPIISSTFLIVQGKSLYTILYWNNLARFKGVYNNCHDLGHCMAMFLMLIGIYAVICSSDTKLKPLRRQRLFVVFLAMLSVFAFYCLYKSYVRTCFFGFILFAYYYLFRVNKRVLIVLTAVMCAISILSAAVLYTIFYDMIDSASGKESAENFGSGRPYIWKHNIIEFSSQGLDEILAGVGVGNTWSHTKRKSDVVGGMLNSHNDFLDVMMQTGLVGIILFLAFQFCIYRKIRLLEGRVRYIFLALFFAVCFMNFASNSYVTRFGLGQIFYAVLSYIELPDHRKEDEKLGGIEVKVSEIR from the coding sequence ATGACTGCGTTATTATCACTGTTTTTCTTTTTTCGGCCGATTATGTTTATTGATATCGGCTGGCTTGTATTTGGATTGAATATTAATGAAGTCTTTGCGATTTTTGCAACCGGGATTCTTATTATAGCTTTTATTCTGCGTGTTATTTCGGCAAAAAGACTTAATATCTCATCTGTAGATTTCTTCCTGTTCGCTTTTGTTACATGGGTCTTTTTTATATATGTATTATATATTGATAGATCACTTTTTAAAGATGCTGCAAAATTTGTTTTACCGTTCATTACGTATTTTGTTTTAAAGAATGTTATAGTTGATACGCGTCAGTATTCCAGACTTATTAAAATCATGCTTATAGGTTTTGCCGTACCTATTATATCCAGTACATTTCTTATTGTTCAGGGAAAAAGTCTTTACACTATTCTTTATTGGAATAATTTAGCTAGATTTAAAGGTGTTTATAACAACTGTCACGATTTAGGTCACTGTATGGCCATGTTTCTGATGCTGATCGGTATATATGCTGTAATCTGTTCTTCAGACACAAAGTTGAAACCTTTACGCCGTCAACGGCTGTTTGTTGTGTTCTTAGCAATGCTTAGCGTATTTGCCTTTTACTGCTTGTATAAAAGTTATGTACGCACATGTTTTTTTGGTTTTATACTTTTTGCATATTACTATTTGTTTAGAGTAAATAAAAGAGTGCTTATTGTTTTGACAGCTGTAATGTGCGCAATAAGTATTTTGTCAGCGGCTGTCTTATATACTATATTTTACGATATGATTGATTCTGCAAGTGGTAAGGAATCTGCTGAAAATTTTGGTTCGGGGCGTCCTTATATCTGGAAACATAATATCATAGAGTTTTCATCGCAGGGTCTTGACGAAATCCTAGCCGGAGTTGGGGTCGGTAACACATGGTCCCATACAAAGCGCAAAAGTGATGTTGTCGGTGGAATGCTGAATAGTCATAATGATTTTCTTGATGTAATGATGCAGACAGGTTTAGTTGGAATTATTCTGTTTCTTGCATTTCAATTCTGTATTTACCGAAAGATACGATTATTGGAGGGCAGGGTGCGATATATCTTCCTTGCCCTGTTTTTTGCTGTTTGTTTTATGAATTTTGCAAGTAACAGCTATGTTACCAGGTTTGGGTTGGGACAGATTTTTTATGCAGTTCTTTCTTATATAGAACTTCCTGACCACAGAAAAGAAGACGAAAAGCTTGGTGGAATTGAAGTTAAGGTTTCTGAAATTAGATGA